The sequence gagagtgttagggttttggtttagttagtttgggccaagggcccactatGGGTTCGGTTGGTCCGATTTGGCCCGGTCGGTTCagtcttggtccgatttctacaaaattggtactggaattctcgtctcaatctcctctatcatatttagccataaaaatcacatttttgactttctagaataaattctcatttatgagttaattagtcattaattaaccaaGTTTTACATCTTCAAGATCTATCAATATAAATTTGAACTTTCAATATTGATGATAAGTATTTTGTTCATTAACATATTAAaagttataaattaaaaataaaaaaatttgacataattaaaatttatttttactctttattTATACacctattaaatttatttttttaaattttattaaattcaatCTTTTTTAAAAGCAAGAACCTCTCAATCTTAAAAAATTCAGCCGCTTATGACATATTGACATCCATATCACACGTCACAACATCAATTATTTAGGAAGGAGAAAGTATAGAGTATCAACATATCATAAGTTATAACATTAATATATTATTTGTCAATTTATTGTTAATaacaattaattattatattttaaatacatatataaagagacacattcaAAAAATGATAATCTAGTGGAATTGTTTAGGAAGTTATGTTTCCTTAATGAGTTGGCTAAGAAATGGTGATTTTCTgataaaagtaaataaacaataaaacaaTCCACTCGTTTTTGGTTAAGAAGGTGGAGTTTCCTCCGGCGAAGTGGAACTAAATAACAACTTGCTTGTAGAATCCCGAAAATGTCCTTACTCCCCGACGAGCTCTGGAGGCGAATCCTCGAAATCGGAATTGAAAATCGCAGCTTCAACTACAAGACTCTCTGCTGTATCTCCATCACCTGCCGCCGCCTCCGCCTCCTCTCCGCCGAAGACCCTCTTTGGAACCGCCTTCTCTCCAATGACTTCCCCCTCAACCACAACGTTACCCCTTCCtctctcccttcttcttcttctgcaaaaTCCATTTATAAGTTCAGGTTTGAATTGAAGTTCGATCATTGGCTTCCTTCCAATTTTGGATAATTCTATTATCTGGGTATCCAGGaagttcagatttttttttttttttgattttgttATCTATGCTAGGTTTTATCAGGTATTTTGCTAGAATTTTATTATCTGGCTATCTGTgaagttcaatttttttatttctgtcTGAACTTCTGAGCTGCGTTTTTTTGGGTAGAATTTTAATATCTGGGTATTCATAAAGttgttcttattttgtttatttgattttatttttggtgGTTAGGTTTGAGAGAGACAAGGAGAGGAGAGTAGCGGCTCATAGGAGAGCAGTGCTGAGAAAAGAAAGCCAAGTTGCTGAACATTCTAGAAGGCTTCGTGCCATTGAGACTCGGATCAATCAAGAGACTTCCAAGATGAGAGAAACTGTTGCAGAGTTGTCCAATTTGCGCAGGGTCAGGTACTTTGCTAATCTTATCGTTTTTATTGAAAATTCGGTAGCAAAGTTTTCATGCCTGTTATGATGTTGTCATAGTAGTAGTTATTTGCATGCTGATCACATGTTTAGACACAAATAATTTGCAATCTTTATCATGAATGCATTGCTAATTGCCTTGTATTTACTGCAAAATCAAAGTTGTGATTTTCCTCCTACTACTTTGATATTAAAGCCAGTTCAAGTTGAATCCTATGCTATCTTTTCGGCGCTGTATATGCTGGTAAAATTTGGGATGGATATGTAATACGTTATGCTTGGAGGTCTTTAACATGGAAAGGAAATGGGGTGGATTTTCTTATTCATTCCCTGGTCATCACATGCATAACACCGTGCAGCTTTTGTAGAGTAATGCTATACATTCTTTGGCACTAGAAACTGTTGTTTGCCCTTTTTGTTGATGTGGTTTTGTGATTGGTTCCTGTAGGCAAGCTTCTGTGGCTTTGAATGTTTGGCAACCGGAGGTTGTTCGAGGTAGGCAAAAGCAGATGGTGGAACAAAGTGTTGTGCCTGCTGAATCTCGAATACATGCGCTTGAAATGGAACTTAGGCTTTGTAGGCAACAGATTATCGGGTTGGAGATGTCCTATGTAAGTGTTGATATTCCCATATGATATGATCTATAAAGATTCAAAGAGTTGCTGTCACTTACATGAAATTGTACCAGCAAGAGGAAAAGCGCAGACATGATACTGCAAAGGAAGAGTTAGAATCCATAAATTATCATCCTGTTCAGGAGTATAATGCTGTGACTGCCACGGAAAATGGGCACATCATCAAGCGGAAGAAGTTGAAAAGATGCAATAGCTGTGAGGCTCTAATTCTGATTCTTCCATATATTTTGCCGCATTGTCTAATGCCAAATTATTGCCTGCCTAAAACTGAATCCTTTTCGGCTTTTTTCCTCCAAAGATTTTGACTTGCATCCTGTATTTTGTTAAATTTCCTTTGTAAATAATACTTACACCTTTTGCATTGTTTATTATAGTTATGGgggttatttttaatattggaattGGTTGCACTTCTGATTGGTTTTCTTGATTGTTTAGTAAGAGTACGAAACTAGTAATAAGACATATTTCTTGATTTTGCAGCACATGAAAAACAATGTAAAGCTTCATAGATGGGAATAATTCTTGAAACGAGTACAAGATGATTTCATGGAGAGGTATGAGCAAATGTTATGATCCTTCTTGTGGTAAAATGTGGACCAACTATCTATTTCAAATTGATTTACGAACTAAAAGAAGTATCTTGCATGAAATCTTCACATATTAATCATGATTTGCCATGCATCTTGGTGATCACTGTACTTGAAAGAAAAAACACTCTGGCATGTGCAATTTAATTTTACATTCTCAAATACTATTTCCTCCACAACAGCAATGCAATGACAACTGCACCTATCACACTTAAAATATACAATTCTTTTTTTCCTCTCTCGAAATCATTGCCATTGCAATTGAAAACTGGATTCGAGTTGAGCTGCTTTATTGCAAATGCATATTGTTTGTTTACTGATTCAGTAATCCAGAACAATTGATACTAAAATGAATTCGGGAGGGGAGGACTGGTACAATTGCAATTTTTTTACTATTGATATCAATATATCATACAACCTATGTTTTTCCATTATTTTCTTGATCGATGACAGTATGCTTAATGTAATTGCTTGATAATGAATTATAATGACACAATGAtatatgttttgaattttgaTAGGCAAAGTTTCATTGGATGTGACCAAAATTTGCAGGGATTCGAAATTACCTGGTCGTTTACTTCCAACCAAGAAGATTGTGCTTTAATCAAATCCTCTGCCCATTGCATTTTCATGGAAAGGAACTCATTAGCATGGATTGTAACTCTGACTAGCAACCtacttaaaagaaaagaaaaggatctTGGAATGATATCTACTAAGTTAAAGAGTTAGGATGGCAACTGAGCCACTCAATTGTAGCATGTGAACTTCATGGGAAAAGAAAACCATGTGAGTtagatagagtgaagaagtagGATCATATCATAGGTGGGAACAATTTGTATAGTCATGTGGGTTCATTTGCTTCTTCTCCCATGGTTCAGGAACTCATTATTCTTCTGTTTGATTGTATACTTGTTCTATTGGTTGTTGTAAACCACCTCTCTCAATTTCTCTGACACACATCACCTTCACCAAGTCACAAGTCACATCAGTGTGAGGTGGCATTAGAACATACTGTTTTCTTTTCATGATGTTCTTCCAACTTATTTAAATTCACAGTAAAATAATTTGATTGGAGGGTCCAACTGGCCCCCTCTCCCCCATGAAAGTAGTTATATGAAGTTGATGTGTGTGGAAAGTTTTCAAGTGATCTAGGAACCTTGGTGTTTCAGtgattttaaccgttgatctcaATATCAATGCTGAGATCAACTATTAAAATCACTGAAATACAAATATTTATAAAACATTTGAAAACCTTCCTATAACATTTACATTtgacttatttttcttcttgcaCCGAACCGAGTCACTCATTTCTACTGTTGAATGTATGGGAAACAGTGGAGGAGAATGCATGGATTCGCTGTATCAGAAAGAGTACAATATTATTACTCTTCAGTCGAATCCCTTGTCATATTACACAGTCATATGTTATGTTAAATCATTGGTTATCTTTGTTTATGGATTTTCAGGTGAAGCATTTATGATTTGGTTAGTTAATGTATTATGTATGCATAAATGGTTTCAGAAGTAGAGCCACTTAGTGGTTGGGGGTAATTATCTTCATTGTGtaattttattgaatatttttattatttgttaaaGCATATTGGTGTGGAAATTTATGTGAACATATTATTTCACACGACATGTTAGATGAAGAAATAGTGCTGTCAGTTTCCCATGTATTCAACATGGTACAGCTAACGTAGCAAATTGTTCTTTGCTTGGTTACAACAGATGTGAAATTTGGCAGAAATTATACATGCACAGTGGAGCCTCATAAATCCCAAGTAGAATTTATGGGGCCagaatcttttcttttttttaaaaaaaaaatataaaaagaggtGACACAGTGAAAATAGTTGGGGATGAATGTTGATTTGTTTATTTTACAATGTTAAAATATTCTTATCATTCAAAAAATTCTAATAATAAGTGGTATAAATATGATGGTTTTGAGTTTTAGTTTGTAAGaattgtgaaaaaaaaagaagaaatcatTTAATCGAGGTGTGTTTTGCTATTcaattcttttgatttttttttttcatgtttgtTACGTCTTGGAATTAGAGGAATTAGTCTGACATAGAAATAGAAGGTTTTAAAAGAAAAGGAAGCACAATATAGTGATTGTGCAGAATTAACATTCACTTTATGACTTGAAACTGCGGGTgctgttttttacttttttatttatttacttatttattctctgagaaagaaaactaagagggcgtttaatttgtatttttaatattttctgttttttaaattttgtgaaaaaaaataaaaagtaaaaatagaaaacaaaattttattatttttattgttttcacttatttttttacaaaatctaaaaaataaaaaataataaaaaaaaacccggaaagaaaaaaatggaggccattacggctcgcctttaggtctAAACTTTTTATGTAGGCAAGTTCAATCAAATCATGATACAtatgcatttttttttcatttcttcttctatttcttttttctcttcttctttttctttcttcttcatcatcagcATCCTCATTATCATCCATTACatcgtttttttctttttttatactttttttatttatcttctttgtttatttatttgtttgtgtatttttaaaatttttataaaaaaaaaacataacacAAAAAATTATGATGACAATGATAAAGAAtaatactaaaattttttatataaaatacgaAATAAAATGCACACcgaaatttattatataaaacataaaatttgaatttatttttaagTCACATCGCAAGATAGTTTGTTGTTTAGGACCTAAGAGTATATAATtcaactttaaaaaaaatttatttagataaaatttttcatttttgaaGTAAAAcataagatataaaaaaattttatatcaacaataaaatatgaaaaagaagaagaacatattagaaaaaaaaaagataaaataggaAGAAAAAAAGTAATAGAAGAAGATACCTTAGAAGAAATTTTGGTATTACGATTAAAAAATTTCGGTGTTATTTTTAAGAGATTTTgatgttatttttgttaatgataACTTCTAATTAATTAAGAAATGTCCTATGTCATCGTTAAAAAattttagtgtcaaaattcagAAATTTCTTGTGTCaaacttattaatttttttaatatattctataaaatttaaaactcttctctttctcctcttcatcatttttttttcattttttttatttcaccttcttataatttttattttcaccttaaaaaaaatacttgaataatgccaaaagagaaaaagaaacaaaaaatatagcAACAATAATAGCAATAAAAGAACGATGAAAAGGAGAAAacacgaaaaaaaaaatatatgatttatgGGTACTTTGTGCGAGTGGTTTTTAATTGGATTTGAATGAACttaagttaaattttaattaacaaAAGTATTTAGATGAATAATGAAATTCTTATCAATAATTTATCTACACTGAATTATTAGTTGAATTAAATAAATTGAGTTTCACTGTTTAATAATTTTTagactttttcttatttttatataaaaatatcttcacGGATCGGAGTAGTCACCAAATTTTGTACATTTCATGAAATAAAAACCACGCATATAAAAGAGGAGATATAATTAATCAATATTGGAACAAGACGCTTAATAACGTCAAAATTAAGTTTTAAATATCTGATTAAACATGTAGTAGTGGTATCATCAGTCATCACGGGTCATATCAGGCGTGAAAACTGTTGTAATCTAGTTGTTAGAAGTTTTTCTTTAAATATGGAGAACTAGTCATTAAACTTAATCTAGTGGTTCACCCAAAATGTGATAAGAATATGTGATGCACAATTTTTGCACTACATACAAGCAAGAGTCTGtaacaaatattttatttatttatttattttatagattATCATGTATGTTCAAATAAGTATAAATATCAGAATGATTAGAGCTTTCTTTTCCAAATTTTAACACAACTATAAATCTCAATAATTGGAGGATAAAATGTCTGATAATAAAAGTAGAAACACTCTTCAATTATCATAATATAAAAGAGTAAATCacgtatataaaataattttcttttaacATTACGCGTTTGTTCAAAATGATTATAGGTTACATATCTGTCTTCTTTAA is a genomic window of Arachis ipaensis cultivar K30076 chromosome B06, Araip1.1, whole genome shotgun sequence containing:
- the LOC107604761 gene encoding F-box protein SKIP24 isoform X1; the protein is MSLLPDELWRRILEIGIENRSFNYKTLCCISITCRRLRLLSAEDPLWNRLLSNDFPLNHNVTPSSLPSSSSAKSIYKFRFERDKERRVAAHRRAVLRKESQVAEHSRRLRAIETRINQETSKMRETVAELSNLRRVRQASVALNVWQPEVVRGRQKQMVEQSVVPAESRIHALEMELRLCRQQIIGLEMSYQEEKRRHDTAKEELESINYHPVQEYNAVTATENGHIIKRKKLKRCNSWIRNYLVVYFQPRRLCFNQILCPLHFHGKELISMDCNSD
- the LOC107604761 gene encoding F-box protein SKIP24 isoform X2 — translated: MSLLPDELWRRILEIGIENRSFNYKTLCCISITCRRLRLLSAEDPLWNRLLSNDFPLNHNVTPSSLPSSSSAKSIYKFRFERDKERRVAAHRRAVLRKESQVAEHSRRLRAIETRINQETSKMRETVAELSNLRRVRQASVALNVWQPEVVRGRQKQMVEQSVVPAESRIHALEMELRLCRQQIIGLEMSYQEEKRRHDTAKEELESINYHPVQEYNAVTATENGHIIKRKKLKRCNSSHEKQCKAS